The nucleotide sequence ACGTCTTCAAACTGCTTTTTCTGCCTGACCGACAGTCCAGATCCCAAAAATAATCAGTCTAGAAtgagataaaacagaaaagaacatctgagaagctggaaccatcacaTTGTTATTGGAATATTTGCCAATTCATTTTTGTTGATCGGCCATCTGATAATCGTCAACTCTATTACAGATACCTCCGTCCAATAGTTTGTTACCTTCTAGTTTTAATCATTAAGCAATTTAACCTGTCCCACCCCTCCAGCTCAGTCCTTCTTTCCCTCCAAATGTTGCATCATTAACAAACGTAATGTCTGTGTTGggctatgcagatgacacttcACTTATTCCTTCCCCAAAACCAAATTCCCAACTCAGCAGCTCTCCTCGGCTCTACAGAGCATGTCtttactcattgttttggttttcactctcactgctctcgtAGCGTTGTTTcggcagcagcagacagctgatTTCAGCAAAAAGCTCTTCAAAACCCggtgtacactacctgctcagcaccaaacagcagacagacacagttagcgactagctaaagagtcagatatttttctcaggagttgcttgagaccaaaaacagagctaaaagacagTGAATTTTCGAttttatattcatcaggtggccagaaacacgactctgaatgttgctctgtgactgcttgatgtgtaaataagcaactgtttgctaacaagttcacttgatcaacttaaaaggtgaaaatgtgtcagatgttgtgtttgcagcttgtttttatgttaacacAGTATTAACACAGGTTTAAGACATCTTGTTCTCAAGAATCTTGCAGCCACACAAAAAGTGGTCAAAACCTTTGGACTGATGTTTGACAGTGACTTCAATTTTGAACGAATAATACAGTGAGTAGTACAGTAATGATTCCTACAGTTGGAAAACATCCAGACATTTTTATCTACTAACAAAGAGGAGGATCTATGCTTTAATCTCCTCCCATTTCAGCCTCTTTTATTCCTGCTCAAAAATACAGCAGCCAGGATTTTAACTGCTGCTATGTGAAGAGACCGTAATAACCCAATTTTACCGTCTCTGCACTGTTTACCAGTTAGATGtataattgattttaagatttttactGATCCCATTTAAAGTTCAGCTaaatcttcctcctcctcagctaCACTGTAGACCTCCGAGCTGAAGCTGAGAATTCAGAAACTCGCTCTGTCACTCAACTCTAAAGGTCATTGAGTTTTTCTCTTTGACACTTTTGTAGCACGTCTTGCCTCCAAAACGTATTACTAAAAGTTGACTTCCTTTTTTTACCTTGTTGCTTGATTTtgaataacaaaaaacattgtatgcaaaaacatgttttttatagCAGAATTGCATCACTTAACAGACAGAGGGCATATTTTTAATGACAGCTTCCAATAGGCATAtataaaaaatccaaacaacagcaatcatacatttttgaacaaacctctgtctctctcacatcATATAAAACCTGTCACAGTGACATGAGTGCTGATATGTCAGCATCAGTGGGCGTGTGAGGTATTTTTGGGTGttctccccccaaaaaacactgTTTCCTTTCCCAAAGTTGCTATGGTTggaatttgttcattttgaaGAATCTGAAATGTGTGACAGCTCAAGATAACACTCAAGTTAACAATAGTGGTTTCTTTACCAACTTCAACAAGTATGCAGTGTGGTCTTTAatgcctgtttttgtttgtatcgtCCATTTCATTTGAACTCTTGTCTCTGTGTCCTGTCCAAATATTCTCAGTCAGAAGCATGTTGAATTATGGATGCATGACTCCAATGAAATGCTTTAAACTAATCATTTTGTGATTAGTTTTGATTTTTCCCACAtatgtttctgttgtttgaaACTATTTTCTAgtatttgtttcctttttaatttcCACATTTTAGGTTTTTTACTATTCTTAATTTTTGATTTCACAAGCTCATCTTAGACATAGGTGCAATATATTatcaattgattattttttgattcATCAATCAATCGATtagactataaaatgtcagaaaataatgacaaatagcccaaggtgacatcatcaaattgtattttctgtcaggccaacattaaaaacatatttcatttcagtggTGGACAGTAGCCAAGAACATCTACTCAAGTACTTGACTTAAAGGGACAGATCACCCCAAAatcataaatacacatttttcctcttacctgtagtgctatttatccatctagattgttttggtgtgagttgccaagttttggagatacagCTCATAAAatggtctgtggattatcttgtgTAACCTGGTCATGATTTCTGTTCACGTTACGTGTAGTCATGTTCGCCaacttccttcctcactctctgacATGTCCCGTGTTTTCCTGCATGTTATAGCAACTAGAGGGGGTAAAGCATATGATGCCATTGACAATCGACCAAATGAAATGAACCGTTACGttctctgggtttgaacattattggaaacatttgggataatgatgcaacaaaatatataacatagctttagttgtttttagacattttaatgccgaaatgttacatattatacctttttGTTGTTAAAGATTTGTTCGTAGATCTAGGCCTACCGAACACAtctaatttacaatgatataaaatagagaaaagcagcaaatcctcatgtttgaaaagctggaaccagaaactGTTTGGCATTTGGGTTTGACAAATAAATTTTAACAACTAAGcgattcattttttttttttttttttcagctaaCTGATTCATCAACTAAATGTTTCAACCCACgttctttatttcatttcatttgagcGTAAGGTAAATTGACCAGTGCTTATCTCCTGACGTCACCCCAACATCTGAGACCAGTATTAGTATGCGTTTGTCTCCAGTACTGCATTGCATATCATAAGAGTCTCAGAGTCTTTTGCATCATTTCTTTCTCATAGTATATACTTTGAAGTTCTCTCCAAAAGCGCTGGTACTGATGGTGTGTGCTATGATGAATGATTTAgacatctgtctgttaaatgtaGCTCTTTCTTCCAGACAAGGTGGGTGTGAGCTCGTAGGCATACTGTAGCTGTCGCCGCGTCAGGGGTAATGAGGTGAGATGGGTTGTAACCAAGTGCTCAACCGAGCAAAACAAAGCCATATGTTTGTCTAGTGGTGCCTCCTTTTGGACTGTTTGGGATGTCATTGTTGTCGGGGCGGcgtgttgtctgtgtttgtctctctcgGTTCCCTTGCTCCATCAAGTTCACACTGTGTGTAgcaaacagtaaataaatggCAGTCGGCAGCCGCTCTGCTTTAGGCTGTGGCCCCAGCCCTTTAATCTTACCCAGCCTCTCCtcttcagtttttttcctcatctctgACTAACCACCCTTGACAAGGGAAGTGCAGAGAGGTAGGCTGCCTGTCGGCTGCGGGGCAAATTTAAACAAACGAGTAAAATAAAAGAAGGAACAGGAGACAAAAAAGGGAAAGTGACAGCTTTGGTACAGGAGAATAATTACAGGCTAGAATGAAATTAGCACAGGCGAATGGAGGGGAGCAATAGAGAGCACCGATGAGAgctgcaaaagaagaaagaaaataggaGAGCGGCTCATGCACTTTTCTTCAGGAGCTGGTTCTGAGAGTCGGTGGGAGTTGAGGGGAAAATGCTGAGCATTGTATCTAGAGCTTAACAGGTGTAACAAATTCTAGGAGGTAGTCATTTGCAGAGGCTGCTGCCTATGCAGTCACTGCTTTTAGTATAATAGAAATATGAGAAGTTGCCCAACAGGGAGTGCatgcagaatgtgtgtgtttgaaatgtagcagggaggaggagatgaaagaaACAGAGTAGGCGAGAGTTGGATGCTGTCTACTATACTGGTTATCCCTCTGTGGTTTTTCCTTAAGTCTCTCTGAACTGGAGAAGAATTCCCCATTGAAACTTAAATTCCTTTTTGTGGCTGAGTGTGTACATTAGTcttcatacatactgtaaatatagcCTGTAAATCAAGCATAAGGCAGTGAGAATAAGCGCTTGCATTTTGACAAATAGCCCCAATTTCAATTAATAGGACCATTAAAGCTCAGAGGCAAGGCAGACGGGTGCATTCACAGCCGCTGTGAGCAAAGGAGCCAGTTCACTCCgaaaaaacatcacacacatttactaCAACTCTTGACATGCATTCCCCATCACATCAAGACATCTCTCCCTTTCAGCATTAAAGGCAGACAACACGACAGCACACTCAAGGATTACTGCGAGAGGATCCGAGCTGATGGGGCCGCTGGCATAATTGTGATAAATGACGGGCTTTTGTCAGGGTGCCGCTCCACGAAGAAAAGAGCACGCTTTTCTagcttgaatgtgtgtgtgtgtggggggttcATTCACTTCACctgtaagaaaaacataaaaacatgtaattttcTGTGACTACAGAATTCGAGCTGTTTGACTTTAATATAGTGGAGGTTTTGAAAGTATGAGGCAGTTATTTGTCCCTAAAGCCTCTTGGCCTTGAATAATTTGGACTGACTCCTCCTGTTTTTTCCCTATATGTGGGTGACAGGCTGCCAATAATGCTCCTACATAATAGCCAATAAACTGTCAACACTAGGCGAGTATGAAACACTTTATTAGTTTGCACTCTGTCCTGGAGGTGTAGCTGACAACAGCTGTGGAATAACTTCACAGTATACACATAGTAATATGTCCAAGTTCCACATGGTACACATAATGTGTACAACTCAGAGGCTCGTAGCTCCTTGAGGAAACAAGGCACttgactgtactgtacatcctCTACACCTGCTGCTCTGACCCACAATCCCATGATGCCACAAATACTACAACACCCACATCATAAAAATTAGTGGATGAAAGGCTCCATCCATAATTCAAATGGAATTTAAAAGTTAACTCTTTCATCTAGAGTGAAAAAAGGGATTTGAGGGTTGGGCAGGCAGCTagacagttgtttttttgtcttctttttgaaaatgactaACAGAGACTTTGAGACAAGTACAGACGACAGCAAAACATAAATTTTGAATGTGTTCTGAAACTGTAAAGGGATTACTTACATTGGTATTCTGTCTTTGTAAACAATGTACTAAAATAGACCTGTACTGTAGTTTGTGTTGCAATAGAATTAAGATGATGCAAAATGCTTATTGCCCATCTTTAAGCCCTACCATTGAAAGATTTTATTTCTGGAAACAGTGTCTTTCATAAATAGATGGCATCTTGAGTTGtgcacattttgttgtgttaaaatCGCTACTGGACGGTTTTAACATTAACAGCAAACGTGGCCCTGAAATATATGTGAAGGGTACAGTATGCATCTCTAAAATCATCTCCAACTGACGTTAAAATTCTgcttttaaatcaaataaaagacaaaaaaaaaacagtttggcAGGGATGGTGGACCACGAGGCCCATgagtctgcaggttttcacTCCAACCAAACAGCACAGTGAGTGATCTCGCTGATTAATATTTTCTGCCAGACAACTAAACTTGTGATATCAGCTGGTGTTCCTTTTGGTTTGAATGAAAATCTGGCACCACCACACTTGTGTTGCCCACCCTTGATGTAGGGGCCCTCCAAGGGATTGCAAGATGAATCTGGGAGGTCAtgacataaaaagaaaacatctgcTACAcatattatgtttattttttctgactctTCTCTAacctttgctttaaaaaaaaaaaaaaaaatggatagCTTTGCCTCTTCAGGCCTCAGATCTGATTTTAATAGGTTTCAAAGAAGAGAACATTGGGGTCGTGAGTAGATTTTGATTTAAAGGCTCACAAGCTAAAAAGGTTTGGATTAGACTCTACATTGAAATACTAGAGCACTGTGTAGAGTGTGAGTTTTACTGGTGGATGGCTTTTTGAATCGTGTCTCTGTGGTactgaaaggaaaaaataaatcgTCACTCCTCTGTATTAAACTTTTATCTGTAAAAGTTCCCTGTaaagtgacagagaaaatgtaCACTAAAGGTCACAGTCTGTACTTTGGCATCTAATGGCAGAAGAGTGTTGATCAAATATTACCAAcaaatgacatgaaatgaaCTCAAATTTAACAAGGTGTCTGGATGCAAAGAAATCAACAAATCTGTGGCAGTTTGGGCAGCTGTGCCCAGATTAATGAAGGGAATAGACACTACTAGACTTCAACATACATTTCTGGAATATTCTTTACAGTCTCATAGATGTGTTCCCAGTGttcaatttaaaaatgcattttgagttATTCTTCAACAAAATGTGCAGAAAGCCAAGCTTGCCAAATGCATTTCCATCGCTCTGCATTATACCCATCACTGTTGGGCTGAAAGTTATCTGTTTGGATGCAATACTGGCTTGGCTGGTCCGAGTTTTGGGTGTGGGCGTGCGTACATGCTTTTGTGCATGCGTACGTGTTCAGAGTGACTCTAGAGTTCATGGGAGATGAAAGACGGTCCTAAGGGAGTCTCTGTGGGCTCCAGGCTGACGTGGGAGAGAGTGTGGCTTTGGGAGCGAGACAGTGTGTGATAATGAGAGGGAGGAGCTTTCCCCTGGGCCTGGCCCTCTCCCTGCCCTGAGCTCTGGCTTGGCAGGGTCGAGTCTCCTGGTTCTGTTCCAGACACAGTCCCAGCTCCCGCAGCACCGCGCTCCTGCTTGTGTCTCTCCCAGGCTGAGCTCAGCTTCACAGCCAGAGCCAACAGGTTCTTCCCCAGGAACACAGTGGACACACGAGGGTCCCTGTACCACAGCATGCCTGTGCCCCTCAGGGCCAGGGTGAATATATTGATAGTCACCAAGCTGAGCCAAGGGTACAAAGCCTCTTTACGGGGCCCCCTCTGTCCTGGCAGGCCGGTGGCTCCCAGCTCTGTAAGGGCCACACACggcaacagcagcaggagggcaTAGCAGTAAAAGAACACCAGGCCCTCGGCCCAGATAGGCAGCCTCTGCTCAACAATCCCTCCAGTCCCCGCTGCAGCCCCTCCTTGGGCTTCCCACAGCCCCGCCTGCAGGTCAAGCACATCCAGCAGGTCCACCACCACCCACAGGAGCCGGCCACGCACCTCCTGCTTCCTGCGCTGCGGTGTCATGTGGTCAGCTCCTGTCAGAATGAGAAACAAGGAGGGCAGGCAGATGGACAGCAGCAGCGTCAGCGTCTTCCTTGCCAGCGGGTCGGGCGGCCGGCGCTCCTGCCTGTAGTTATGGCAGACAAAGAAGAGCTTGAGCTGGAGCAGGGACAGGAACAGGAACCAGAGGGCGTTGGCAAAACCACGACGTGGCGACCGTGCCTCTGACACCACCCCAGCCGACACGAAGCGCAGCGCGAGCAGGAAGCCCACATCACCTAGCAACACTGCCGCACACTGCCACACGCTAGGTCCTGGAAGACCACGAGCCCCCAGCATGCTCTGCTCCAGCAGGTAGAGGTCCACCACTGCCATCGTGCTCACCGTGACCAGGGTGGATACGCACACCTGGGGCGTGGGCACCATGcctgaaagacacacacacacacacacacacacacacacagtggtaaaTCTGTTACATCGACAGAATCACATCGCATTACGCGGTGCCATCTGTCCCCAGTAAAACTAACAAATATGCAGGATAAGAAAAcatgcttgattttttttttttcagccctAATTTAAACCAAATATAAAATAGTTTGATGCTTGTTGCTATGGTTAAAGATATTGGCTGCCTAGTAAGCAGTGAGCGTCCTTCATCTTTGGCCAGAGCTACATCTACCCTGGCTGCTCAAGCTGAGAAGCctgttaaattgttttttttactctgcaGCTCTTTGAATTAAATAGTCTTCATTTTCCATAGAGGTCCTAACATTGCTTCTTTTTAATTCTGAGATTTCCCCCAAGTTCTCTGCTGTTacctttttctgtttattgttgttgtttctgttctttttttgtacTCATCTTACTCATTATTAATTAACTGTGCTCAGGCGCAGCTAGGTGCCCTGTCAATgccttttctctgcctctgtagTGTGCCATGTTTATTCTCATACTGTGCTGCAGTCTTTAATCATCACAAATTCCCCTCTCATTTCAGATGAATATTGATAACTTGCAGTTTGTTTAGAGATGCGTTTGACTCCTGTCTTTGTGTTCACAATGTGTACGTCTGGGTGAGTACATGCAGGCAATGCTAATCTGGCTGAATAtgagggttttctttttttgttgcagctCATATCTCAGCCACAGACAGTATAAACCTCAGTACTGACATAGCATGAGAAATGATAATTGACTTTACAGTGTAATCGAACCGACGTCTCTTTATCGTATTTAGCTGTAAAGCACAGCACAGACCAGTGGACTGTCTGTTATCTGCTCAGCACCACTTGGGGGTGTCAACCCCACAACTAGATCGATgacattataatataaaatcatTACCAGCTCAGAAGTGTCGTAATGGCAACAGTTGACCGTGATCGAGCGAGAGATTGTCAGCATGATTGCGGCCTCTGAGAAAAGTGCCAGTGGAAAGTGTGTATTGATATCTTGCCGATGGAAGACGCATCACTTCCCTCACTGTAAGACTAACAGGAGCTCTGCCACCTCCTCGGTGCTGTCTGAATCATTGAAGAGGGCTGAGGAACTCCACTGGGTAAAAAAAGGGGCTAGAgattgtgtatgtatatgtgtgtgtgtgtgtggagaaggAGAATGAGCATATGACTACAAGTGAAAGATTAATAGGCCTCTTAGCTGTCTACATGCCTAATAAAGTGTTACTGCATGACGGTAATCGTTCATAAATAAGCTCAGGGGGAGAGGAGGTGAAAGTGATGAAGAGGAAAAGGCTTAAATGCAGATAGAAAGTGACTTCCACCCACTTATATGAAGACATGCATTTCATGAGCCAGCTTGGCCTGGATGAATCCAAGTGTATTCATCACCGGGGCTATTGAAATATCACAGACATTAGGATTTGTTCTGAAACAGATGAATCAAAGAGATGAGGAAAGGAACGATCTCGACTGATTAATCTGCTCGGAGGCATGGTGGGAGGACAGGCGTGGATCATGCCAGCATTCGTAATATCAGATTGTCTATAAAGCCTTTTGTCTCACCGCACACTGCAACTTGATTATCATTTCCCCAAAATTGAATGAATTTCACCAAGCCGCAGATTGAGAGGATATTGGaattcaattttgtttttttctttctcaggaACAAAGCCAATCtgcagggagagggaggggatggAGAAGTTTACAGCCACTGTTGCAGCTGGCTTTTTCTCGAGATCGTGCCTCTTAAGTTATTCCACCTGCACCTTAAATTTCACCCTGGAAATCTCCCTGTcagcctgtgtttgtgttttgactcCCTGTCAACGCTGTGTAATTTATTCTGTCCTGAGTGAGGGACCGGAATGACAGCCCGTGTGTCCACTCAGCTCATCAATAATGACCAAATTCATCATTCCCCTGTCTGGGAAATGACACTGCTGTTGACAAGGTGAGGTAACCCATTTTGCTGTGAGCATGAGTAATGGCATGTAATAGTGTGCAGGTGAAAGATtagttctatttttttttttcaactgtgaTCTGTTTTGTACTGAAAATCCATTTCTGCCCAGTTTTTTTCCACTTCTTGCCTTTAAGCTTATAATGTGTGACAGTAGTGCACATGGCTCTCCCTCCATTCTGCACTTGTGTCTAAGTAATCATCCAAAAAGAGCTCTCTTTGCAACACAGGGACAAAGATAAAGCAAGGGGTGGAGGCAGAGCGGTTGCCActtgcatttgttttctgttaatgtTGAGTGATTTCCAGGTGGACAGAAATCCATGTAGGGCAAAGATTAATTTGTCTACAGGCACAATTTATCTCCATAATCACGCCTCATAAAGCTCCAAATTACATCAAAGACAAGAATCCTTCACAAGTTATCACAGGTGCCCCCTGAGCACCAAGGGCATCAGGACAACATCTATGCCATTATGTgcaaactaattaattaatagaGAACCAGGCAGTGTGCAATCCCTGATAATGCATTGCTGAATAAATCCCCTCTTCAGACTTAAAGCCACATGACTAAAACATCTGTTGATTTGTCAGGTAGCAGCCCAAGTGTTGCCTGAGGGGCTTGTTGTTTCGCAAATTTTAAAGAGTTATTacgtttagtttttttcttgaaaatgtgGTTATCATtagctgccccagcatgcagtGCTGTTGTGCGACGTCTTGCATCCTCCGGGCAATTTAACAAGCTCTAATAAACCGCTTCTC is from Siniperca chuatsi isolate FFG_IHB_CAS linkage group LG8, ASM2008510v1, whole genome shotgun sequence and encodes:
- the tmem265 gene encoding transmembrane protein 121 isoform X2; the encoded protein is MVPTPQVCVSTLVTVSTMAVVDLYLLEQSMLGARGLPGPSVWQCAAVLLGDVGFLLALRFVSAGVVSEARSPRRGFANALWFLFLSLLQLKLFFVCHNYRQERRPPDPLARKTLTLLLSICLPSLFLILTGADHMTPQRRKQEVRGRLLWVVVDLLDVLDLQAGLWEAQGGAAAGTGGIVEQRLPIWAEGLVFFYCYALLLLLPCVALTELGATGLPGQRGPRKEALYPWLSLVTINIFTLALRGTGMLWYRDPRVSTVFLGKNLLALAVKLSSAWERHKQERGAAGAGTVSGTEPGDSTLPSQSSGQGEGQAQGKAPPSHYHTLSRSQSHTLSHVSLEPTETPLGPSFISHEL
- the tmem265 gene encoding transmembrane protein 121 isoform X1 — translated: MNMGMVPTPQVCVSTLVTVSTMAVVDLYLLEQSMLGARGLPGPSVWQCAAVLLGDVGFLLALRFVSAGVVSEARSPRRGFANALWFLFLSLLQLKLFFVCHNYRQERRPPDPLARKTLTLLLSICLPSLFLILTGADHMTPQRRKQEVRGRLLWVVVDLLDVLDLQAGLWEAQGGAAAGTGGIVEQRLPIWAEGLVFFYCYALLLLLPCVALTELGATGLPGQRGPRKEALYPWLSLVTINIFTLALRGTGMLWYRDPRVSTVFLGKNLLALAVKLSSAWERHKQERGAAGAGTVSGTEPGDSTLPSQSSGQGEGQAQGKAPPSHYHTLSRSQSHTLSHVSLEPTETPLGPSFISHEL